A genomic segment from Brevundimonas sp. SORGH_AS_0993 encodes:
- a CDS encoding response regulator transcription factor, with product MRILVVEDDAEAATAMVRGLSEAGHDVTHAVDGAFGLLETQKGGYDVYVVDRMMPRLDGVGMVETVRKGGDQTPVLFLSALGEVEDRVTGLKAGADDYLVKPYAFAELIARVEALARRRETGGVQTVLKVGDLEMNLIGRTVHRGATEIDLQPREFQLLEFLMRHAGQSVTRTMLLEKVWEYHFDPQTNVIDVHISRLRSKIDKGFDRAMLQTVRGAGYRLEA from the coding sequence ATGCGGATTCTGGTGGTTGAGGATGACGCCGAGGCGGCGACCGCCATGGTGCGGGGCCTGTCCGAAGCGGGGCATGACGTCACCCACGCCGTGGACGGCGCCTTCGGCCTGCTGGAGACGCAAAAGGGCGGCTACGACGTCTATGTGGTGGACCGGATGATGCCGCGACTGGACGGGGTCGGCATGGTCGAGACGGTTCGCAAGGGGGGCGATCAGACGCCGGTCCTGTTCCTGTCGGCTCTGGGCGAGGTCGAGGACCGGGTCACGGGCCTGAAGGCCGGCGCCGACGACTATCTGGTCAAGCCCTACGCCTTCGCCGAACTGATCGCGCGGGTCGAGGCCCTGGCCCGGCGGCGTGAGACCGGCGGGGTGCAGACCGTGCTGAAGGTCGGCGACCTGGAGATGAACCTGATCGGCCGCACCGTGCATCGCGGCGCGACCGAGATCGATCTTCAACCGCGCGAGTTCCAGTTGCTGGAATTCCTGATGCGCCACGCCGGCCAGTCGGTGACGCGCACCATGCTGCTGGAAAAGGTCTGGGAATACCATTTCGACCCCCAGACCAACGTCATCGACGTTCATATCAGCCGCCTGCGTTCCAAGATCGACAAGGGCTTCGACCGCGCCATGCTGCAGACCGTGCGCGGGGCGGGGTATCGGTTGGAGGCTTGA
- a CDS encoding RNA polymerase sigma factor, translating to MVATVDSDEDLVQRVGQGDPAAAQTFVARKLPRVLALAQRMLGDSAEAEDVAQEAMLKAWRQAPKWTPGQARFDTWLHRVALNLCYDRLRRRREIPTDRPPDRPDDGPSPDRGLLAAETGARVDAALRRLPERQREAIVLCHYQDLSNIEAALLMEISVEALESLLSRGRRALRQSLADLSPRSDGRPEGDGR from the coding sequence TTGGTCGCGACGGTCGACTCCGACGAGGATCTGGTGCAGCGCGTGGGTCAGGGCGACCCTGCGGCGGCCCAGACCTTTGTCGCGCGCAAGCTGCCGCGCGTCCTGGCCCTGGCCCAGCGGATGTTGGGCGATTCCGCAGAGGCCGAGGATGTGGCGCAGGAGGCGATGCTGAAGGCTTGGCGTCAGGCGCCGAAATGGACGCCTGGTCAGGCGCGTTTCGACACTTGGCTGCATCGGGTGGCGCTGAACCTGTGTTACGACCGGCTGAGACGACGGCGTGAAATTCCCACGGACAGGCCGCCGGATCGACCCGATGATGGGCCGTCGCCGGATCGCGGGCTGCTGGCGGCCGAGACGGGCGCGCGGGTGGACGCCGCCCTGCGACGCCTGCCCGAGCGACAGCGCGAAGCCATCGTGCTGTGCCACTATCAGGACCTGTCCAATATCGAGGCGGCGTTACTGATGGAGATCAGCGTCGAGGCGCTGGAGAGTTTGTTGTCGCGGGGGCGGCGCGCGCTGCGCCAGAGCCTGGCGGACCTGTCGCCCCGTTCCGACGGGCGGCCTGAAGGAGACGGACGATGA
- a CDS encoding EF-hand domain-containing protein: protein MRLTFITGLGVVALVAAGAAAAGAATALTPPAPSASAPASHHARQVQAGPLTRAAYVDDRVARLTALDTNGDGVVSPEERQAGRAAHRAGRADARFARMDANGDGMISRAEFDAAAAKPDHGPRGVRMGRRGGHDRPGGERQAKPITISDVAVKLGQRFDAMDSNHDGVISPEERSAARAAHRAERPTRRAPRPAMAPQAASPAPTSE, encoded by the coding sequence ATGAGACTGACCTTCATCACAGGCTTGGGCGTCGTCGCCCTGGTCGCCGCAGGAGCCGCCGCCGCAGGGGCCGCAACGGCCCTGACCCCGCCTGCGCCGTCGGCCTCTGCGCCCGCGTCACATCACGCGCGCCAAGTACAAGCTGGACCCTTGACGCGGGCCGCCTATGTCGATGACCGGGTGGCGCGACTGACCGCGCTGGATACGAACGGCGACGGCGTCGTCAGCCCCGAGGAGCGCCAAGCCGGACGCGCGGCCCATCGCGCAGGTCGGGCAGACGCCCGCTTCGCCCGGATGGACGCCAACGGCGACGGCATGATCAGCCGGGCGGAGTTCGACGCCGCCGCCGCCAAACCCGACCACGGCCCGCGTGGCGTGCGAATGGGGCGGCGGGGGGGGCACGACCGTCCGGGCGGGGAGCGTCAGGCGAAGCCGATCACGATTTCGGACGTGGCGGTCAAGCTGGGCCAACGGTTCGACGCGATGGATTCCAATCATGACGGCGTGATCTCGCCCGAGGAACGCAGTGCGGCCCGCGCGGCGCATCGTGCCGAACGCCCGACGCGCCGCGCGCCGCGTCCGGCGATGGCGCCACAAGCCGCTTCCCCGGCTCCGACTTCGGAGTAA
- a CDS encoding Do family serine endopeptidase, translating into MLKRKEFILGAAAGLTLAAAATAGGVITWPGAHAEPQAVNRITPVPANGDAFTPPPGAPSSFATIFEQVAPAVVQIDVTVKVDQPQGGAFQIPGLPFQFVPPQGQGGQNDEPRTAQGAGSGFFISQDGYIVTNNHVVADATEIKVKMSDGRELPARLIGRDPATDLAVIKVDGDNFKYVSFEETAQPRVGDWVIAIGNPFGLGGTATAGIVSAKARDIGGNENPYTDFLQIDAAINRGNSGGPTFDIYGRVIGVNSAILSPSGGSVGIGFAIPAETAKSITERLMRGETIERGYLGVQIGNLTSEYRESLGLPVSTKGAYVVEVTPDGPAARGGLQVGDVVVSLNGRAIESSSELTRAVGSAKPGDNLRLELLREGRRQTVNVRSGARPANLETASTGSDDESGSSTNPGAAAGEVVEGLTVAPASTALRNRFGLPAEVQGLVVTAVGQQSRAARLGFQPGMVILQANGRSVGSAADLKGAVEAVKTAGRPGILLLMRTPRGNSPVVLPLQDKN; encoded by the coding sequence ATGCTGAAGCGCAAGGAGTTCATTCTGGGGGCCGCAGCCGGCCTGACCCTGGCGGCGGCCGCGACCGCCGGAGGCGTCATCACCTGGCCCGGCGCCCATGCCGAGCCGCAGGCGGTGAACCGCATCACGCCGGTCCCAGCCAACGGCGACGCCTTCACCCCGCCGCCGGGCGCGCCCAGCAGCTTCGCCACCATCTTCGAACAGGTGGCCCCCGCCGTCGTCCAGATCGACGTGACGGTGAAGGTCGATCAACCCCAGGGCGGCGCCTTCCAGATCCCCGGCCTGCCGTTCCAGTTTGTGCCCCCGCAAGGACAGGGCGGTCAGAACGACGAACCCCGGACGGCTCAGGGCGCCGGTTCGGGCTTCTTCATCTCGCAGGACGGCTATATCGTCACCAACAACCACGTCGTCGCCGACGCGACCGAGATCAAGGTCAAGATGTCGGACGGCCGCGAACTGCCGGCTCGCCTGATCGGCCGCGATCCGGCGACCGACCTGGCTGTGATCAAGGTCGACGGCGACAATTTCAAATACGTCAGCTTCGAAGAGACGGCCCAACCGCGCGTTGGCGACTGGGTCATCGCCATCGGCAACCCGTTCGGCCTGGGCGGAACGGCGACGGCTGGCATCGTTTCGGCCAAGGCCCGAGACATCGGAGGCAACGAAAACCCTTACACCGACTTCCTTCAGATCGACGCCGCCATCAACCGGGGCAACTCGGGCGGGCCCACCTTCGACATCTACGGACGGGTCATCGGCGTGAACTCGGCGATTCTGTCGCCTTCAGGTGGGTCTGTCGGCATTGGCTTCGCTATCCCGGCGGAAACGGCCAAGTCGATTACTGAGCGTTTGATGCGCGGCGAGACAATTGAACGCGGCTATCTCGGTGTTCAGATCGGCAACCTGACCAGCGAGTATCGTGAAAGCTTGGGTCTGCCCGTGTCCACCAAGGGCGCCTATGTCGTGGAGGTTACACCGGATGGTCCCGCCGCCCGCGGCGGACTTCAAGTCGGGGACGTCGTGGTGTCTCTGAATGGGCGGGCGATAGAAAGCTCGTCAGAACTGACGCGCGCCGTTGGTTCGGCCAAGCCCGGCGACAATCTGCGTCTTGAGTTGCTACGAGAAGGCCGTCGGCAGACGGTCAACGTGCGTTCGGGTGCACGACCCGCCAATCTTGAGACAGCCAGCACAGGGTCCGACGACGAATCCGGCTCTTCGACCAATCCCGGCGCCGCCGCTGGCGAAGTGGTCGAAGGCCTGACCGTCGCGCCGGCAAGTACGGCGCTTCGGAACCGCTTCGGCCTGCCCGCCGAGGTTCAAGGTTTGGTCGTTACAGCCGTCGGACAGCAATCGCGCGCTGCCCGCCTTGGCTTCCAGCCGGGCATGGTTATCCTTCAGGCAAACGGCCGCAGCGTGGGTTCGGCTGCGGACCTTAAGGGTGCGGTCGAGGCGGTCAAAACGGCTGGCCGGCCGGGGATTCTTCTGCTGATGCGGACGCCTCGCGGCAACTCGCCGGTCGTTTTGCCGCTGCAAGACAAGAACTGA
- a CDS encoding bifunctional 4-hydroxy-2-oxoglutarate aldolase/2-dehydro-3-deoxy-phosphogluconate aldolase has product MAHDRVSVLQALQTQGVCPVFYHPDPEVSLNVIRACARGGAPVVEFTNRGDFACDLFGEINRELIKTDPDVVLGIGSVVDSGTAALYLNRGARFVVSPCLVPDVAKVCNRRMVAYFPGCGSVTDIGEAHELGCDIVKLFPGSSVGGPDFVKAVKGPMPWVKIMPTGGVDPDEASIAKWFGAGIVAAGMGSKLVTDAAVKAGDWAAIEASVRAAVQAVADFRAKA; this is encoded by the coding sequence ATGGCCCACGACCGCGTCAGCGTGCTTCAAGCGCTTCAGACCCAGGGCGTCTGCCCAGTCTTCTATCACCCCGACCCCGAGGTCAGCCTGAACGTCATCCGCGCCTGCGCGCGCGGCGGGGCCCCGGTGGTGGAGTTCACCAATCGCGGCGACTTCGCCTGCGACCTGTTCGGTGAGATCAATCGCGAACTGATCAAGACGGATCCGGATGTGGTCTTGGGCATCGGTTCGGTGGTCGATAGCGGCACGGCGGCGCTTTATCTGAACCGGGGCGCACGCTTCGTGGTCAGCCCCTGCCTGGTTCCCGATGTGGCCAAGGTCTGCAACCGCCGCATGGTCGCCTATTTTCCCGGCTGCGGCTCCGTGACCGACATCGGCGAGGCGCACGAACTGGGCTGCGACATCGTCAAACTGTTCCCCGGTTCGTCGGTCGGCGGCCCTGACTTCGTCAAGGCGGTCAAGGGCCCGATGCCCTGGGTCAAGATCATGCCGACGGGCGGGGTCGATCCAGACGAAGCCTCCATCGCCAAATGGTTCGGCGCAGGCATCGTGGCGGCGGGCATGGGCTCGAAACTGGTGACGGACGCGGCGGTCAAGGCCGGCGACTGGGCCGCCATCGAGGCTTCGGTTCGCGCAGCGGTTCAGGCCGTGGCCGACTTCCGCGCCAAGGCCTGA
- a CDS encoding periplasmic heavy metal sensor — protein MNSRTLKIALAVSVGLNLFALGGGAAYLIGRDRIERRLDDQRQPGRDKPLREVLEKLEPETRDRVHMALRASALSARPDFEAARAARREAMAAAGAPTLDTARIDVLLAQSRAAEMRGRARLEAGAVAILATLDPEERKALAPLLQRRSDARRGQARQAGEGRPTAEGARP, from the coding sequence ATGAATTCGAGGACGCTGAAGATCGCCCTGGCGGTTTCGGTCGGGCTGAACCTGTTCGCCCTGGGCGGCGGCGCGGCCTATCTGATTGGCCGGGACCGGATCGAACGCCGCTTGGACGACCAACGCCAGCCGGGGCGCGACAAGCCCTTGCGCGAGGTGCTGGAGAAGCTGGAGCCGGAAACGCGCGACCGTGTCCATATGGCTCTGCGCGCCTCGGCCCTGTCGGCGCGACCCGACTTCGAGGCGGCGCGAGCCGCGCGGCGTGAGGCCATGGCCGCCGCCGGCGCGCCCACGCTGGACACGGCCCGTATCGACGTCCTGCTGGCGCAGTCCCGCGCCGCCGAGATGCGCGGGCGGGCGCGGCTGGAGGCGGGCGCCGTCGCGATTCTGGCGACCCTCGATCCAGAGGAGCGAAAGGCCCTGGCGCCCCTGCTGCAACGTCGCAGCGACGCCCGGCGCGGTCAGGCCCGGCAAGCGGGCGAAGGCCGCCCGACCGCAGAGGGCGCCCGGCCCTGA
- a CDS encoding bifunctional [glutamine synthetase] adenylyltransferase/[glutamine synthetase]-adenylyl-L-tyrosine phosphorylase, translating into MADTNTCVTIPLGQTIKPAGPVINPAAADRLLETLIEAADAEGWRDMLNAAWPALAPVAGAAPYLAGLMRRRPAHLRRLLEAEPGESLERTLRATDALVGEPDDVRAPLRVLKADLHLLTALADLGGVWGLDQVTGALSRFADAACRAALRAVAAEQRARGRLIAPPDETRGPIPGLFGLAMGKHGANELNYSSDIDISLFFEPRLMGLALREGEEMQDFANRVGKGLATLLSERTADGYVFRVDLRLRPDPSSTPPVVAAPMALAYYESVGQNWERAAFIKARPVLGDARAAARFQKALIPFVWRRSLDYAAVLDIQSIKKQIHVHKTGEGLEAAGANLKLGRGGIREIEFYAQTQQLILAGRDQGLRASRTLEALQALADAGHVSQAVVEALSAAYVELRGLEHRVQMLEDEQTHRLPEDDARRASVAALAGWANLGAFDAHVEALLARVNARYGELFEGGEDLDSSYGSLVFTGVENDPETLATLTRMGFTEAASVADTIRSWHHGRIPATRTERGRELFTRLAPRLLEALARTGAPDDAFRRFAVFFSGLAAGVQVQALFLNQPKLFEMVLGVMAFAPRLARTLGRQPATLDGVLDARFLTDLSDESGLTEQMMQEAGESEDFEGAMNAVRRLHREQMFRIGIHALTGRAGPEAAGRAYAALADAVMRTLSPAALAETERLGGGFPGAVAVVALGKAGSREMTAGSDLDLMTLYEAPREAQSKIKGWGAEVFYARFTQRLIAALSAHTAEGGLYEVDMRLRPTGSKGPVSVRLSAFDDYYASEAETWEFMVLTRARVVWASDPAFGAKVAEVIEAALRRPRPDVDVADDVRRMRALMDRERRPHGFWDLKLSPGGQVDAEFTAQFRQLQAAAAGRPLTLSTLDALSGDPVLAEAWRVQQRLAHLLAAAFEGRVDPEAEPAVFQLRLAEAAGARDFETLKVELADLRARARWAFERATSIPRDGESEPPRSIS; encoded by the coding sequence ATGGCCGACACCAATACCTGCGTGACGATCCCGCTGGGTCAGACGATCAAGCCCGCCGGTCCGGTCATAAACCCTGCTGCCGCCGACCGCCTGCTGGAGACTCTGATCGAGGCCGCCGACGCCGAAGGCTGGCGCGACATGCTGAACGCCGCGTGGCCCGCCCTTGCGCCCGTGGCCGGCGCCGCTCCCTATCTGGCGGGCTTGATGCGTCGCCGCCCGGCCCATCTACGACGTCTGCTGGAGGCCGAACCGGGAGAGAGTCTGGAGCGGACGCTGCGCGCGACGGATGCGCTGGTGGGGGAACCCGACGATGTGCGCGCGCCCTTGCGGGTGCTGAAGGCCGATCTGCACCTGCTGACGGCCTTGGCCGATCTGGGCGGAGTCTGGGGGCTGGATCAGGTCACGGGCGCCCTGTCCCGGTTCGCCGACGCCGCCTGCCGGGCCGCCCTGCGCGCTGTCGCCGCCGAGCAGCGGGCGAGGGGTCGGCTGATCGCCCCGCCTGACGAGACGCGCGGCCCGATCCCAGGTCTGTTCGGCCTGGCCATGGGCAAGCACGGCGCAAACGAACTGAACTACTCCTCCGACATCGACATCTCCCTCTTCTTCGAGCCGCGTTTGATGGGGCTGGCCCTGCGCGAGGGCGAAGAGATGCAGGACTTCGCCAACCGGGTCGGGAAGGGTCTGGCGACCCTGCTCAGCGAACGGACGGCCGACGGCTATGTCTTCCGCGTCGATCTGCGTCTGCGGCCCGATCCGTCCTCGACCCCGCCGGTGGTCGCCGCCCCCATGGCCCTGGCCTATTACGAGAGCGTGGGCCAGAACTGGGAAAGGGCGGCCTTCATCAAGGCCCGGCCCGTGCTGGGCGACGCGCGGGCGGCCGCGCGGTTCCAGAAGGCCCTGATCCCCTTCGTCTGGCGCCGCAGCCTGGATTACGCCGCCGTTCTGGACATCCAGTCGATCAAGAAACAGATTCACGTCCACAAGACCGGCGAGGGGCTTGAAGCCGCCGGCGCCAATCTGAAACTCGGGCGCGGCGGCATCCGCGAGATCGAATTCTACGCCCAGACCCAGCAACTGATCCTGGCCGGGCGCGATCAGGGCCTTCGAGCAAGCCGGACGCTGGAGGCGCTCCAAGCGCTCGCCGATGCGGGGCATGTGTCACAAGCCGTCGTCGAAGCGCTGTCGGCGGCCTATGTCGAACTGCGCGGCCTGGAACACCGGGTCCAGATGCTGGAGGACGAACAGACCCACCGCCTGCCCGAGGACGATGCACGGCGCGCGTCGGTCGCGGCCCTGGCGGGCTGGGCGAACCTGGGCGCGTTCGACGCCCATGTCGAGGCCCTGCTGGCCCGTGTCAACGCCCGCTATGGCGAGTTGTTCGAGGGTGGGGAGGACCTGGACTCCAGCTATGGCAGCCTCGTCTTCACCGGGGTCGAGAACGATCCCGAGACCCTGGCCACCCTGACCCGCATGGGCTTCACAGAGGCCGCCTCGGTGGCCGACACCATCCGCAGCTGGCACCATGGGCGCATTCCCGCGACCCGGACCGAACGCGGGCGCGAGTTGTTCACCCGGCTGGCCCCGCGCCTGTTGGAGGCCCTGGCGCGGACGGGGGCGCCCGACGACGCCTTTCGCCGGTTCGCCGTCTTCTTTTCGGGCCTGGCGGCGGGGGTTCAGGTCCAGGCCCTGTTTTTGAACCAGCCTAAGCTGTTCGAGATGGTTCTGGGCGTCATGGCCTTTGCGCCGCGCCTGGCCCGCACCCTGGGCCGTCAGCCGGCGACCCTGGACGGGGTGCTGGACGCGCGCTTCCTGACCGATCTCTCGGACGAGAGCGGCCTGACCGAACAGATGATGCAGGAGGCCGGCGAGAGCGAGGATTTCGAGGGGGCGATGAACGCCGTGCGCCGTCTGCACCGCGAACAGATGTTCCGCATCGGCATCCACGCCCTGACCGGGCGCGCCGGGCCGGAAGCGGCGGGGCGCGCCTACGCCGCTCTGGCCGACGCCGTCATGCGGACCCTGTCGCCGGCGGCCTTGGCCGAGACGGAGCGGCTGGGCGGAGGCTTTCCCGGCGCGGTCGCCGTGGTGGCCCTGGGCAAGGCCGGTTCACGGGAGATGACGGCCGGGTCCGATCTTGACCTGATGACCCTGTACGAGGCGCCGCGCGAGGCTCAGTCCAAGATCAAGGGCTGGGGCGCGGAGGTCTTCTACGCCCGTTTCACCCAGCGGCTGATCGCGGCCCTGTCGGCCCATACCGCAGAGGGCGGGTTGTACGAAGTGGACATGCGGCTGCGGCCGACCGGATCAAAGGGGCCGGTGTCGGTGCGGTTGAGCGCCTTTGACGACTATTACGCCTCTGAGGCCGAAACCTGGGAGTTCATGGTTCTGACCCGCGCGCGCGTGGTCTGGGCCAGCGATCCGGCCTTTGGGGCGAAGGTGGCCGAGGTCATCGAGGCGGCGCTGCGTCGGCCGCGTCCCGACGTCGATGTGGCCGACGACGTGCGTCGGATGCGGGCCCTGATGGACCGGGAGCGTCGGCCGCACGGCTTCTGGGACCTGAAGCTGTCGCCAGGCGGTCAGGTGGACGCCGAGTTCACGGCCCAGTTCCGTCAGCTTCAGGCCGCCGCCGCGGGCCGGCCCTTGACCCTGTCGACCCTGGACGCCTTGTCCGGCGATCCAGTCCTGGCCGAGGCCTGGCGGGTGCAGCAGCGGCTGGCGCATCTGCTGGCGGCAGCGTTCGAAGGGCGGGTCGATCCCGAGGCGGAGCCCGCCGTCTTCCAGCTTCGCCTGGCCGAGGCCGCCGGCGCGCGCGATTTCGAGACGCTGAAGGTGGAACTGGCCGATCTGCGGGCGCGGGCTCGATGGGCTTTCGAACGCGCGACTTCGATCCCCCGCGACGGAGAGTCGGAGCCGCCGCGTTCAATCTCCTGA
- a CDS encoding ATP-binding protein, whose amino-acid sequence MRLPSLLRRTPFRLTLLFLALFVAAAGAILAYVYFASASEAQARARADVEGELGALTAIHRTRGVDALNQALVERTIRGGPYLYLLTGPDGRIVTGNLSVMPFDLKEARREGVGEWSTFRLTSTDADGRVEARRSIGVIMPLSGGDTLFVGEDIGGIEEYLSRLTQALWGAMGLVMLLGLAGGLYISRRVERSMAGLNQVVQAVQEGDLKVRAPVRQAGDELDELGQGLNTMLDRLESSMASIRHAGDAIAHDLRSPLTRMRAKLEVALIDAEAGKIDGVDALGIALDEADHLLKTFNTVLAIARLQAGGAPDPQVMDAAQLAADMAELYEPAAEDKDIDFSSEIETGLMIEGNQPFLAQALANLIDNAIKYTPAGGAVKLRARRRSSGEIEYSVTDTGPGVPEEDRERVVQRFVRLDSSRTEPGSGLGLSLVTAVAEAHGGRVVLDEGPGAYGGFGPGLRVALVLPPAGQT is encoded by the coding sequence ATGCGCCTTCCCTCTCTCCTTCGCCGCACGCCGTTTCGGCTGACGCTGCTGTTCCTGGCGCTGTTCGTGGCGGCGGCGGGGGCGATCCTGGCCTATGTCTATTTCGCCTCGGCGTCCGAGGCCCAGGCGCGGGCGCGTGCGGACGTGGAGGGCGAACTGGGCGCCTTGACCGCCATCCACCGCACGCGCGGCGTCGACGCCCTGAACCAGGCCCTGGTCGAACGCACCATTCGCGGCGGACCCTATCTGTATCTGCTGACCGGGCCGGACGGCAGGATCGTCACCGGCAACCTGTCGGTCATGCCTTTCGACCTGAAGGAGGCCCGCCGCGAAGGCGTTGGCGAATGGAGCACCTTTCGCCTGACCAGCACCGACGCCGACGGCCGGGTGGAGGCCCGACGATCCATCGGCGTCATCATGCCCCTGTCCGGCGGCGACACCCTGTTCGTCGGCGAGGACATCGGCGGGATCGAGGAATATCTGTCGCGCCTGACCCAGGCCCTGTGGGGCGCGATGGGTCTGGTCATGCTGCTGGGGCTGGCCGGCGGCCTCTACATCAGCCGGCGGGTGGAGCGGTCGATGGCGGGGCTGAACCAGGTGGTCCAGGCGGTGCAGGAAGGGGACCTGAAGGTGCGGGCGCCCGTGCGTCAGGCCGGCGACGAACTGGATGAACTGGGCCAAGGGCTGAACACCATGCTGGATCGGCTGGAGTCCTCAATGGCCTCGATCCGCCATGCGGGCGACGCCATCGCCCACGACCTGCGTTCGCCCCTGACGCGGATGAGGGCGAAGCTGGAGGTGGCGCTGATCGACGCCGAGGCAGGCAAGATCGACGGCGTCGACGCCCTGGGCATCGCCCTGGACGAGGCGGATCACCTCTTGAAGACCTTCAACACCGTCCTGGCCATCGCCCGGCTGCAGGCGGGGGGCGCGCCCGATCCCCAGGTCATGGACGCCGCCCAACTGGCCGCCGACATGGCCGAACTGTACGAACCCGCCGCCGAGGACAAGGACATCGACTTCTCGTCCGAGATCGAAACCGGATTGATGATCGAGGGCAACCAGCCGTTCCTGGCCCAGGCCCTGGCCAATCTGATCGACAACGCCATAAAATACACCCCGGCCGGCGGGGCGGTGAAGCTGCGGGCGCGCAGGCGGTCCTCGGGCGAGATCGAATATTCGGTGACGGACACCGGCCCCGGCGTGCCGGAGGAGGACCGTGAACGGGTCGTCCAGCGGTTCGTGCGTCTGGACAGCAGCCGCACCGAGCCCGGCTCGGGCCTGGGCCTGTCTCTGGTGACGGCGGTGGCCGAGGCGCACGGCGGGCGCGTGGTGCTGGACGAAGGCCCCGGCGCCTATGGCGGCTTCGGCCCCGGCCTGCGGGTGGCGCTGGTGCTGCCGCCAGCCGGGCAGACTTAG